In Opitutaceae bacterium TAV5, one genomic interval encodes:
- a CDS encoding 30S ribosomal protein S19, with protein MARSIKKGFFVDYHLLEKIEKATKSGAKKPIQTWSRRSTITPDFIGHTLNVHNGKAFVAVYVTENMVGHKLGEFAPTRVFKSHGGMTRKEI; from the coding sequence ATGGCTCGTTCCATCAAAAAAGGCTTCTTCGTCGACTATCACCTTCTCGAAAAAATCGAGAAGGCGACCAAGAGCGGCGCCAAGAAACCCATCCAGACCTGGTCCCGCCGGTCCACCATCACGCCCGACTTCATCGGCCACACGCTCAACGTGCACAACGGCAAGGCATTCGTCGCCGTTTACGTCACCGAGAACATGGTCGGTCACAAGCTCGGCGAATTCGCCCCCACCCGCGTCTTCAAGTCGCACGGTGGCATGACCCGCAAGGAAATCTGA
- the rplB gene encoding 50S ribosomal protein L2 (one of the primary rRNA-binding proteins; required for association of the 30S and 50S subunits to form the 70S ribosome, for tRNA binding and peptide bond formation) — protein sequence MAIKAYRPLTPSLRFTQLNQAVGLTKKRPERDLTLPKPKTGGRNVYGRITSRRRGGGHKRLYRIIDFKRDLLDVRAEVIALEYDPNRTAHLALLKYENGDKRYIIAPEGLKVGSKIIASDKASLNDYVTGNNYPLSIIPPSTKLHCVELVPGKGAQLGRTAGTSIELVNVENGFAQLKMPSGEIRLVNPKCRATIGEVGNGEHMNRKLGKAGRNRWLGKRPRSRGVAMNPVDHPNGGGQGKSKGGGGRQHLVSPWGQLAKGFPTRRRSKPSNSLILVRHNGRKPRNKK from the coding sequence ATGGCAATCAAAGCTTATCGCCCGCTCACGCCTTCCCTGCGTTTCACCCAGCTGAACCAGGCCGTGGGCCTCACCAAAAAGCGTCCCGAGCGCGATCTCACCCTGCCCAAGCCGAAGACCGGCGGCCGTAACGTTTACGGTCGCATCACTTCGCGCCGTCGCGGCGGCGGTCACAAGCGCCTCTACCGCATCATCGACTTCAAGCGCGACCTCCTCGACGTCCGCGCCGAGGTCATCGCCCTCGAGTACGATCCCAACCGCACCGCGCACCTCGCCCTCCTCAAATACGAGAACGGCGACAAGCGTTACATCATCGCCCCCGAAGGGCTGAAGGTCGGTTCGAAGATCATCGCCTCCGACAAGGCCTCGCTCAACGACTACGTCACGGGCAACAACTACCCGCTGTCGATCATCCCGCCCTCCACGAAGCTCCACTGCGTCGAGCTCGTCCCCGGCAAGGGAGCCCAGCTCGGCCGCACCGCCGGCACCTCCATCGAGCTCGTCAACGTCGAGAACGGCTTCGCCCAGCTCAAGATGCCTTCCGGCGAGATCCGCCTCGTCAACCCGAAGTGCCGCGCCACCATCGGCGAAGTCGGCAACGGCGAGCACATGAACCGCAAGCTCGGCAAGGCCGGCCGCAACCGCTGGCTCGGCAAGCGCCCCCGCTCGCGCGGTGTCGCGATGAACCCCGTCGATCACCCCAACGGTGGTGGCCAGGGCAAGTCCAAGGGTGGTGGCGGTCGCCAGCATCTCGTTTCCCCGTGGGGCCAGCTCGCCAAGGGCTTCCCGACCCGCCGCCGTTCGAAACCCTCGAACAGCCTCATCCTCGTGCGCCACAACGGCCGCAAGCCCCGCAACAAGAAGTAA
- a CDS encoding 50S ribosomal protein L4: protein MKLKVFSSDGKTSREQEFEGLPVFDGDKGIQALKETIVAIRANQRQGTRSTKTRGEVRGGGKKPWRQKGTGRARAGSTRSPLWVGGGVVFGPRPRDFSKKVNSKVKTLAFSRALFDRLSAGDILAIEAWEVAQAKTRIINEVITRIAPEGNTLIVDATFSAEAARAARNIERVSLQEAANLNVLDLAQYRQIIVSTRALEKIIARINGGQN from the coding sequence ATGAAGCTCAAAGTATTCAGCTCCGACGGAAAGACCTCCCGCGAACAGGAATTCGAAGGTCTCCCCGTTTTTGACGGCGACAAGGGTATCCAGGCTCTCAAGGAAACCATCGTCGCCATCCGCGCCAACCAGCGCCAGGGCACCCGCTCCACCAAGACCCGCGGCGAAGTCCGCGGCGGTGGCAAGAAGCCGTGGCGCCAGAAAGGCACCGGCCGCGCCCGCGCCGGCTCCACCCGCTCCCCCCTCTGGGTCGGCGGTGGCGTCGTCTTCGGCCCGCGTCCTCGCGACTTCTCCAAGAAGGTCAACTCCAAGGTCAAGACGCTCGCCTTCAGCCGCGCGCTTTTCGACCGCCTCTCCGCCGGCGACATCCTCGCCATCGAGGCATGGGAAGTGGCCCAGGCCAAGACCCGGATCATCAACGAGGTCATCACGCGCATCGCCCCCGAGGGCAATACGCTGATCGTCGACGCCACCTTCAGCGCCGAGGCCGCCCGCGCCGCCCGCAACATCGAGCGTGTTTCCCTCCAGGAAGCCGCCAATCTCAACGTCCTCGATCTCGCGCAGTACCGGCAGATCATCGTCAGCACCAGGGCGCTCGAGAAGATCATCGCCCGCATCAACGGAGGCCAGAACTAA
- a CDS encoding 50S ribosomal protein L23, which yields MKADQVLKLVRLTEKSNLLSAELGQYTFEVDRRAGKHAIAAAVEQAFKVTVKRVNTQNNLGKARRSRVGRPGRTSDYKKAVVTLKAGDKIELV from the coding sequence ATGAAAGCCGACCAAGTCCTCAAACTCGTCCGCCTCACGGAGAAGTCCAACCTCCTCTCCGCCGAGCTCGGCCAATACACCTTCGAAGTCGACCGCCGCGCCGGCAAGCACGCCATTGCCGCCGCCGTCGAGCAGGCCTTCAAGGTCACCGTCAAGCGCGTCAACACGCAGAACAACCTCGGCAAGGCCCGGCGCTCGCGCGTCGGCCGCCCGGGTCGCACCTCCGACTACAAGAAGGCGGTCGTGACTCTCAAGGCCGGTGACAAGATCGAGCTCGTCTGA